A stretch of the Panthera uncia isolate 11264 chromosome E2 unlocalized genomic scaffold, Puncia_PCG_1.0 HiC_scaffold_20, whole genome shotgun sequence genome encodes the following:
- the KCNG4 gene encoding potassium voltage-gated channel subfamily G member 4, giving the protein MSMPFRARGLPPGHRHRGSCSPLGQPLPGSMQPRSLKGLYYRRARKVGALDASPAADLEKEILVNVGGRRYVLPWSTLDEFPLSRLSKLKFCRSHEEIAQLCDDYDEATREFFFDRSPSAFGMIVSFLAAGRLALLRETCVPSFREELAYWGIEEAHLRPCCLLELLRKLEQLRELRQQEALHLRREARRPPGDPSRWGVFMNWLRETVENPRSGLPGKVFACLSILFVATTAVSLCVSTMPDVRAEEDKGECSQKCYYIFVVETVCVAWFSLEFCLRFVQARDKCQFFQGPLNIIDILAVSPYYVSLAVSGESQEDGSWPGGGSYLEKVGLALRVLRALRVLYVMRLARHSLGLQTLGLTVRRCTREFGLLLLFLCVAVTLFSPLVYVAENESGRVLEFTSIPASYWWAIISMTTVGYGDMVPRSVPGQMVALSSILSGILIMAFPATSIFHTFSHSYLELKREQEEVQARIRRLQNAATASERELLSDVDDLGPEGPASPAKYL; this is encoded by the exons ATGTCCATGCCCTTCAGGGCCAGGGGCCTGCCTCCTGGACACCGCCACCGGGGCTCCTGCAGCCCCCTGGGTCAGCCGCTGCCCGGCTCCATGCAGCCGCGCTCCCTTAAGGGGCTTTACTACCGCAGGGCCCGCAAGGTGGGCGCGCTGGACGCCTCCCCCGCGGCGGACCTGGAGAAGGAGATCCTGGTCAACGTCGGGGGCCGGCGGTACGTGCTCCCCTGGAGCACGCTGGACGAGTTTCCGCTGAGCCGCCTGAGCAAACTCAAGTTCTGCCGGAGCCACGAGGAGATCGCGCAGCTCTGCGACGACTACGACGAAGCCACCCGGGAGTTCTTCTTCGACCGCAGCCCCAGCGCTTTCGGCATGATCGTGAGCTTCCTGGCGGCCGGCAGGCTGGCCCTGCTGCGGGAGACGTGCGTGCCGTCCTTCCGGGAGGAGCTGGCCTACTGGGGGATCGAGGAGGCCCACCTGCGGCCGTGCTGCCTGCTGGAGCTGCTCCGGAAGCTGGAGCAGCTGCGCGAGCTCCGCCAGCAGGAGGCGCTGCACCTGCGGCGCGAGGCGCGGCGCCCCCCCGGGGACCCGTCGCGCTGGGGGGTCTTCATGAACTGGCTGCGGGAGACGGTGGAAAACCCGCGCTCGGGGCTCCCCGGCAAGGTCTTCGCCTGTCTGTCCATCCTCTTCGTGGCCACCACGGCGGTCAGCCTGTGCGTCAGCACCATGCCCGACGTGAGGGCCGAGGAGGACAAG GGTGAGTGTTCTCAGAAATGCTACTACATTTTCGTCGTGGAGACCGTGTGCGTGGCCTGGTTTTCCCTGGAGTTCTGCCTGCGGTTCGTCCAGGCCCGGGACAAGTGCCAGTTCTTCCAAGGGCCCCTGAACATCATCGACATCCTGGCCGTCTCCCCGTACTACGTGTCGCTGGCCGTGTCCGGCGAGTCCCAGGAGGACGGCAGCTGGCCCGGCGGGGGCTCGTACCTGGAGAAGGTGGGGTTGGCGCTCCGCGTGCTGCGGGCGCTGCGCGTCCTGTACGTGATGCGGCTGGCGCGCCACTCGCTGGGGCTGCAGACGCTGGGCCTCACCGTGCGCCGCTGCACCCGCGAGttcggcctcctcctcctcttcctctgcgtGGCCGTCACGCTCTTCTCCCCCCTGGTCTACGTGGCGGAGAACGAGTCCGGGAGGGTGCTGGAGTTCACCAGCATCCCCGCCTCCTACTGGTGGGCCATCATCTCCATGACGACCGTGGGCTACGGGGACATGGTCCCGCGCAGCGTGCCGGGTCAGATGGTGGCCCTGAGCAGCATCCTGAGCGGGATCCTCATCATGGCCTTCCCCGCCACGTCCATCTTCCACACTTTCTCGCACTCCTACCTGGAGCTCaagagggagcaggaggaggtCCAGGCGCGCATCCGCCGCCTGCAAAACGCCGCCACGGCCAGCGAGCGCGAACTTCTGAGTGACGTCGACGACCTGGGCCCGGAGGGCCCCGCCTCGCCCGCTAAATACCTGTAA